In a genomic window of Gadus macrocephalus chromosome 9, ASM3116895v1:
- the dnm1l gene encoding dynamin-1-like protein isoform X1, translating into MEALIPVINKLQDVFNTVGADIIHLPQIVVVGTQSSGKSSVLESLVGRDLLPRGTGIVTRRPLILQLVHIDTEDRRKTFEENESKSRKNGRLNQGIDGDEWGKFLHTKNKIYTDFEEIRQEIEAETERLSGTNKGVSDEPIHLKVFSPHVVNLTLVDLPGLTKVPVGDQPNDIELQIRDLILKYISNPNSIILAVTAANTDMATSEALKVARDVDPEGRRTLAVVTKLDLMDAGTDAMDVLMGRVIPVRLGLIGVVNRSQLDINNKKLVADAIRDEYAFLQKKYPSLANRNGTKYLAKTLNRLLMHHIRDCLPELKTRINVLAAQYQSMLSGYGEPVDDKSSTLLQLITKFAAEYCHTIEGTAKYIETTELCGGARICYIFHETFGRTLESVDPLGGLTTIDVLTAIRNATGPRPALFVPEVSFELLVKRQVKRLEEPSLRCVELVHEEMQRIIQHCSNYSTQELLRFPKLHDAIVEVVTSLLRKRLPVTNEMVHNLVAIELAYINTKHPDFADACGLMNNNIEEQRRNRMRELPSSVPRDKSLKGPGGHPLSPTEPSEGEVPKGTAGGPQAGAEQVDGGTGGWRGMLKKEDGMPGDKNAFPPSPMRGNAVNLLDVPVPVARKLSAREQRDCEVIERLIKSYFLIVRKNIQDSVPKAVMHFLVNHVKDCLQSELVGQLYKSGLLDDLLTESEDMAQRRFEAADMLKALQKASQVIAEIRETHMW; encoded by the exons ATGGAGGCCCTGATacctgtcataaataaattacagGACGTATTTAACACGGTCGGCGCGGATATCATACATTTGCCGCAGATAGTGGTCGTTGGAACGCAG AGCAGTGGGAAGAGTTCTGTGTTAGAAAGTCTGGTTGGCAGAGACCTCCTTCCTCGCGGGACCGGTATAGTCACACGCCGGCCCCTCATCCTCCAGCTGGTTCACATCGACACAGAAGACCGCAGGAAAACATTTGAGGAAAATG AATCCAAATCCAGGAAAAATGGACGCCTTAATCAAG GCATTGATGGAGATGAATGGGGCAAATTCCTTCACACCAAGAATAAG ATATATACCGATTTTGAGGAAATCAGACAGGAAATCGAGGCGGAAACCGAAAGATTATCCGGCACAAACAAG GGGGTCAGTGACGAGCCCATCCACCTCAAAGTCTTCTCTCCTCATGTCGTGAACCTGACATTGGTGGACCTCCCTGGACTGACAAAG GTCCCCGTGGGCGACCAGCCCAACGACATCGAGCTCCAGATCCGAGACCTTATCCTGAAGTACATCTCCAACCCCAACTCCATCATCCTGGCCGTGACGGCCGCCAACACGGACATGGCTACCTCCGAGGCCCTCAAGGTGGCTCGCGACGTCGACCCCGAAG GGCGGAGGACGCTGGCGGTGGTGACCAAGCTGGACCTGATGGACGCCGGCACGGACGCCATGGACGTGTTGATGGGCAGGGTGATCCCGGTCAGGCTGGGTCTGATCGGCGTGGTCAACAG GAGCCAGCTGGACATCAACAATAAGAAGCTCGTGGCGGACGCCATCCGTGACGAGTACGCCTTCCTCCAGAAGAAATACCCCTCCCTGGCCAACCGGAACGGAACCAAGTACCTGGCTAAAACATTAAACAG ACTGCTCATGCACCACATCAGGGACTGTCTTCCCGAGCTGAAGACCAGGATCAACGTGCTGGCGGCCCAGTATCAGTCCATGCTGAGCGGCTACGGAGAGCCCGTGGACGACAAGAGCTCCACGCtgctgcagctcatcaccaaGTTCGCCGCAGAGTACTGCCACACCATAGAGGGCACGGCCAAGTACATCGAGACCACCGAACT GTGTGGTGGCGCTAGAATCTGTTACATCTTCCACGAGACATTTGGACGAACACTGGAGTCAGTTGACCCTCTGGGGGGTCTGACCACCATAGATGTGCTCACGGCCATCAGAAATGCAACG GGCCCGCGGCCGGCCCTGTTCGTGCCCGAGGTGTCCTTCGAGCTGCTGGTGAAGCGGCAGGTGAAGCGCCTAGAGGAGCCCAGCCTGCGCTGCGTGGAGCTGGTGCACGAGGAGATGCAGCGCATCATCCAGCACTGCAGTAACTACAGCACGCAG GAGCTGCTGCGGTTCCCCAAACTCCACGACGCCATCGTGGAGGTGGTCACGTCCCTGCTGAGGAAACGCCTGCCGGTCACCAACGAGATG GTCCACAACCTGGTGGCCATTGAGCTAGCCTACATCAACACCAAGCACCCGGACTTTGCAGACGCCTGTGGCCTGATGAACAACAACATAGAG GAACAGCGACGCAACAGGATGCGGGAACTGCCCTCCTCCGTGCCCCGGGATAAG tccCTTAAGGGCCCCGGTGGGCACCCTCTGTCCCCCACGGAGCCCTCTGAGGGGGAGGTCCCCAAG GGGACGGCCGGCGGGCCCCAGGCGGGGGCCGAGCAGgtggacggggggacggggggctggaggggcatGCTGAAGAAGGAGGACGGGATGCCTGGGGACAAGAACGccttcccccccagccccatgAGGGGCAACGCCGTCAACCTCCTGGACGTC CCCGTGCCCGTCGCCAGGAAACTGTCCGCCCGGGAGCAGCGGGACTGTGAGGTCATCGAGAGGCTCATCAAGTCCTACTTCCTCATCGTCCGGAAAAACATCCAAGACAG tgtCCCCAAGGCGGTGATGCACTTCCTGGTGAACCACGTGAAGGACTGCCTGCAGAGTGAGCTGGTGGGGCAGCTGTACAAGTCGGGCCTGCTGGACGACCTGCTCACTGAGTCCGAGGACATGGCCCAGCGGCGCTTCGAGGCCGCCGACATGCTcaag GCGCTGCAGAAGGCCAGCCAGGTGATAGCCGAGATCAGAGAAACCCACATGTGGTGa
- the dnm1l gene encoding dynamin-1-like protein isoform X3, whose amino-acid sequence MEALIPVINKLQDVFNTVGADIIHLPQIVVVGTQSSGKSSVLESLVGRDLLPRGTGIVTRRPLILQLVHIDTEDRRKTFEENESKSRKNGRLNQGIDGDEWGKFLHTKNKIYTDFEEIRQEIEAETERLSGTNKGVSDEPIHLKVFSPHVVNLTLVDLPGLTKVPVGDQPNDIELQIRDLILKYISNPNSIILAVTAANTDMATSEALKVARDVDPEGRRTLAVVTKLDLMDAGTDAMDVLMGRVIPVRLGLIGVVNRSQLDINNKKLVADAIRDEYAFLQKKYPSLANRNGTKYLAKTLNRLLMHHIRDCLPELKTRINVLAAQYQSMLSGYGEPVDDKSSTLLQLITKFAAEYCHTIEGTAKYIETTELCGGARICYIFHETFGRTLESVDPLGGLTTIDVLTAIRNATGPRPALFVPEVSFELLVKRQVKRLEEPSLRCVELVHEEMQRIIQHCSNYSTQELLRFPKLHDAIVEVVTSLLRKRLPVTNEMVHNLVAIELAYINTKHPDFADACGLMNNNIEEQRRNRMRELPSSVPRDKGTAGGPQAGAEQVDGGTGGWRGMLKKEDGMPGDKNAFPPSPMRGNAVNLLDVPVPVARKLSAREQRDCEVIERLIKSYFLIVRKNIQDSVPKAVMHFLVNHVKDCLQSELVGQLYKSGLLDDLLTESEDMAQRRFEAADMLKALQKASQVIAEIRETHMW is encoded by the exons ATGGAGGCCCTGATacctgtcataaataaattacagGACGTATTTAACACGGTCGGCGCGGATATCATACATTTGCCGCAGATAGTGGTCGTTGGAACGCAG AGCAGTGGGAAGAGTTCTGTGTTAGAAAGTCTGGTTGGCAGAGACCTCCTTCCTCGCGGGACCGGTATAGTCACACGCCGGCCCCTCATCCTCCAGCTGGTTCACATCGACACAGAAGACCGCAGGAAAACATTTGAGGAAAATG AATCCAAATCCAGGAAAAATGGACGCCTTAATCAAG GCATTGATGGAGATGAATGGGGCAAATTCCTTCACACCAAGAATAAG ATATATACCGATTTTGAGGAAATCAGACAGGAAATCGAGGCGGAAACCGAAAGATTATCCGGCACAAACAAG GGGGTCAGTGACGAGCCCATCCACCTCAAAGTCTTCTCTCCTCATGTCGTGAACCTGACATTGGTGGACCTCCCTGGACTGACAAAG GTCCCCGTGGGCGACCAGCCCAACGACATCGAGCTCCAGATCCGAGACCTTATCCTGAAGTACATCTCCAACCCCAACTCCATCATCCTGGCCGTGACGGCCGCCAACACGGACATGGCTACCTCCGAGGCCCTCAAGGTGGCTCGCGACGTCGACCCCGAAG GGCGGAGGACGCTGGCGGTGGTGACCAAGCTGGACCTGATGGACGCCGGCACGGACGCCATGGACGTGTTGATGGGCAGGGTGATCCCGGTCAGGCTGGGTCTGATCGGCGTGGTCAACAG GAGCCAGCTGGACATCAACAATAAGAAGCTCGTGGCGGACGCCATCCGTGACGAGTACGCCTTCCTCCAGAAGAAATACCCCTCCCTGGCCAACCGGAACGGAACCAAGTACCTGGCTAAAACATTAAACAG ACTGCTCATGCACCACATCAGGGACTGTCTTCCCGAGCTGAAGACCAGGATCAACGTGCTGGCGGCCCAGTATCAGTCCATGCTGAGCGGCTACGGAGAGCCCGTGGACGACAAGAGCTCCACGCtgctgcagctcatcaccaaGTTCGCCGCAGAGTACTGCCACACCATAGAGGGCACGGCCAAGTACATCGAGACCACCGAACT GTGTGGTGGCGCTAGAATCTGTTACATCTTCCACGAGACATTTGGACGAACACTGGAGTCAGTTGACCCTCTGGGGGGTCTGACCACCATAGATGTGCTCACGGCCATCAGAAATGCAACG GGCCCGCGGCCGGCCCTGTTCGTGCCCGAGGTGTCCTTCGAGCTGCTGGTGAAGCGGCAGGTGAAGCGCCTAGAGGAGCCCAGCCTGCGCTGCGTGGAGCTGGTGCACGAGGAGATGCAGCGCATCATCCAGCACTGCAGTAACTACAGCACGCAG GAGCTGCTGCGGTTCCCCAAACTCCACGACGCCATCGTGGAGGTGGTCACGTCCCTGCTGAGGAAACGCCTGCCGGTCACCAACGAGATG GTCCACAACCTGGTGGCCATTGAGCTAGCCTACATCAACACCAAGCACCCGGACTTTGCAGACGCCTGTGGCCTGATGAACAACAACATAGAG GAACAGCGACGCAACAGGATGCGGGAACTGCCCTCCTCCGTGCCCCGGGATAAG GGGACGGCCGGCGGGCCCCAGGCGGGGGCCGAGCAGgtggacggggggacggggggctggaggggcatGCTGAAGAAGGAGGACGGGATGCCTGGGGACAAGAACGccttcccccccagccccatgAGGGGCAACGCCGTCAACCTCCTGGACGTC CCCGTGCCCGTCGCCAGGAAACTGTCCGCCCGGGAGCAGCGGGACTGTGAGGTCATCGAGAGGCTCATCAAGTCCTACTTCCTCATCGTCCGGAAAAACATCCAAGACAG tgtCCCCAAGGCGGTGATGCACTTCCTGGTGAACCACGTGAAGGACTGCCTGCAGAGTGAGCTGGTGGGGCAGCTGTACAAGTCGGGCCTGCTGGACGACCTGCTCACTGAGTCCGAGGACATGGCCCAGCGGCGCTTCGAGGCCGCCGACATGCTcaag GCGCTGCAGAAGGCCAGCCAGGTGATAGCCGAGATCAGAGAAACCCACATGTGGTGa
- the dnm1l gene encoding dynamin-1-like protein isoform X2, translated as MEALIPVINKLQDVFNTVGADIIHLPQIVVVGTQSSGKSSVLESLVGRDLLPRGTGIVTRRPLILQLVHIDTEDRRKTFEENGIDGDEWGKFLHTKNKIYTDFEEIRQEIEAETERLSGTNKGVSDEPIHLKVFSPHVVNLTLVDLPGLTKVPVGDQPNDIELQIRDLILKYISNPNSIILAVTAANTDMATSEALKVARDVDPEGRRTLAVVTKLDLMDAGTDAMDVLMGRVIPVRLGLIGVVNRSQLDINNKKLVADAIRDEYAFLQKKYPSLANRNGTKYLAKTLNRLLMHHIRDCLPELKTRINVLAAQYQSMLSGYGEPVDDKSSTLLQLITKFAAEYCHTIEGTAKYIETTELCGGARICYIFHETFGRTLESVDPLGGLTTIDVLTAIRNATGPRPALFVPEVSFELLVKRQVKRLEEPSLRCVELVHEEMQRIIQHCSNYSTQELLRFPKLHDAIVEVVTSLLRKRLPVTNEMVHNLVAIELAYINTKHPDFADACGLMNNNIEEQRRNRMRELPSSVPRDKSLKGPGGHPLSPTEPSEGEVPKGTAGGPQAGAEQVDGGTGGWRGMLKKEDGMPGDKNAFPPSPMRGNAVNLLDVPVPVARKLSAREQRDCEVIERLIKSYFLIVRKNIQDSVPKAVMHFLVNHVKDCLQSELVGQLYKSGLLDDLLTESEDMAQRRFEAADMLKALQKASQVIAEIRETHMW; from the exons ATGGAGGCCCTGATacctgtcataaataaattacagGACGTATTTAACACGGTCGGCGCGGATATCATACATTTGCCGCAGATAGTGGTCGTTGGAACGCAG AGCAGTGGGAAGAGTTCTGTGTTAGAAAGTCTGGTTGGCAGAGACCTCCTTCCTCGCGGGACCGGTATAGTCACACGCCGGCCCCTCATCCTCCAGCTGGTTCACATCGACACAGAAGACCGCAGGAAAACATTTGAGGAAAATG GCATTGATGGAGATGAATGGGGCAAATTCCTTCACACCAAGAATAAG ATATATACCGATTTTGAGGAAATCAGACAGGAAATCGAGGCGGAAACCGAAAGATTATCCGGCACAAACAAG GGGGTCAGTGACGAGCCCATCCACCTCAAAGTCTTCTCTCCTCATGTCGTGAACCTGACATTGGTGGACCTCCCTGGACTGACAAAG GTCCCCGTGGGCGACCAGCCCAACGACATCGAGCTCCAGATCCGAGACCTTATCCTGAAGTACATCTCCAACCCCAACTCCATCATCCTGGCCGTGACGGCCGCCAACACGGACATGGCTACCTCCGAGGCCCTCAAGGTGGCTCGCGACGTCGACCCCGAAG GGCGGAGGACGCTGGCGGTGGTGACCAAGCTGGACCTGATGGACGCCGGCACGGACGCCATGGACGTGTTGATGGGCAGGGTGATCCCGGTCAGGCTGGGTCTGATCGGCGTGGTCAACAG GAGCCAGCTGGACATCAACAATAAGAAGCTCGTGGCGGACGCCATCCGTGACGAGTACGCCTTCCTCCAGAAGAAATACCCCTCCCTGGCCAACCGGAACGGAACCAAGTACCTGGCTAAAACATTAAACAG ACTGCTCATGCACCACATCAGGGACTGTCTTCCCGAGCTGAAGACCAGGATCAACGTGCTGGCGGCCCAGTATCAGTCCATGCTGAGCGGCTACGGAGAGCCCGTGGACGACAAGAGCTCCACGCtgctgcagctcatcaccaaGTTCGCCGCAGAGTACTGCCACACCATAGAGGGCACGGCCAAGTACATCGAGACCACCGAACT GTGTGGTGGCGCTAGAATCTGTTACATCTTCCACGAGACATTTGGACGAACACTGGAGTCAGTTGACCCTCTGGGGGGTCTGACCACCATAGATGTGCTCACGGCCATCAGAAATGCAACG GGCCCGCGGCCGGCCCTGTTCGTGCCCGAGGTGTCCTTCGAGCTGCTGGTGAAGCGGCAGGTGAAGCGCCTAGAGGAGCCCAGCCTGCGCTGCGTGGAGCTGGTGCACGAGGAGATGCAGCGCATCATCCAGCACTGCAGTAACTACAGCACGCAG GAGCTGCTGCGGTTCCCCAAACTCCACGACGCCATCGTGGAGGTGGTCACGTCCCTGCTGAGGAAACGCCTGCCGGTCACCAACGAGATG GTCCACAACCTGGTGGCCATTGAGCTAGCCTACATCAACACCAAGCACCCGGACTTTGCAGACGCCTGTGGCCTGATGAACAACAACATAGAG GAACAGCGACGCAACAGGATGCGGGAACTGCCCTCCTCCGTGCCCCGGGATAAG tccCTTAAGGGCCCCGGTGGGCACCCTCTGTCCCCCACGGAGCCCTCTGAGGGGGAGGTCCCCAAG GGGACGGCCGGCGGGCCCCAGGCGGGGGCCGAGCAGgtggacggggggacggggggctggaggggcatGCTGAAGAAGGAGGACGGGATGCCTGGGGACAAGAACGccttcccccccagccccatgAGGGGCAACGCCGTCAACCTCCTGGACGTC CCCGTGCCCGTCGCCAGGAAACTGTCCGCCCGGGAGCAGCGGGACTGTGAGGTCATCGAGAGGCTCATCAAGTCCTACTTCCTCATCGTCCGGAAAAACATCCAAGACAG tgtCCCCAAGGCGGTGATGCACTTCCTGGTGAACCACGTGAAGGACTGCCTGCAGAGTGAGCTGGTGGGGCAGCTGTACAAGTCGGGCCTGCTGGACGACCTGCTCACTGAGTCCGAGGACATGGCCCAGCGGCGCTTCGAGGCCGCCGACATGCTcaag GCGCTGCAGAAGGCCAGCCAGGTGATAGCCGAGATCAGAGAAACCCACATGTGGTGa
- the dnm1l gene encoding dynamin-1-like protein isoform X4 gives MEALIPVINKLQDVFNTVGADIIHLPQIVVVGTQSSGKSSVLESLVGRDLLPRGTGIVTRRPLILQLVHIDTEDRRKTFEENGIDGDEWGKFLHTKNKIYTDFEEIRQEIEAETERLSGTNKGVSDEPIHLKVFSPHVVNLTLVDLPGLTKVPVGDQPNDIELQIRDLILKYISNPNSIILAVTAANTDMATSEALKVARDVDPEGRRTLAVVTKLDLMDAGTDAMDVLMGRVIPVRLGLIGVVNRSQLDINNKKLVADAIRDEYAFLQKKYPSLANRNGTKYLAKTLNRLLMHHIRDCLPELKTRINVLAAQYQSMLSGYGEPVDDKSSTLLQLITKFAAEYCHTIEGTAKYIETTELCGGARICYIFHETFGRTLESVDPLGGLTTIDVLTAIRNATGPRPALFVPEVSFELLVKRQVKRLEEPSLRCVELVHEEMQRIIQHCSNYSTQELLRFPKLHDAIVEVVTSLLRKRLPVTNEMVHNLVAIELAYINTKHPDFADACGLMNNNIEEQRRNRMRELPSSVPRDKGTAGGPQAGAEQVDGGTGGWRGMLKKEDGMPGDKNAFPPSPMRGNAVNLLDVPVPVARKLSAREQRDCEVIERLIKSYFLIVRKNIQDSVPKAVMHFLVNHVKDCLQSELVGQLYKSGLLDDLLTESEDMAQRRFEAADMLKALQKASQVIAEIRETHMW, from the exons ATGGAGGCCCTGATacctgtcataaataaattacagGACGTATTTAACACGGTCGGCGCGGATATCATACATTTGCCGCAGATAGTGGTCGTTGGAACGCAG AGCAGTGGGAAGAGTTCTGTGTTAGAAAGTCTGGTTGGCAGAGACCTCCTTCCTCGCGGGACCGGTATAGTCACACGCCGGCCCCTCATCCTCCAGCTGGTTCACATCGACACAGAAGACCGCAGGAAAACATTTGAGGAAAATG GCATTGATGGAGATGAATGGGGCAAATTCCTTCACACCAAGAATAAG ATATATACCGATTTTGAGGAAATCAGACAGGAAATCGAGGCGGAAACCGAAAGATTATCCGGCACAAACAAG GGGGTCAGTGACGAGCCCATCCACCTCAAAGTCTTCTCTCCTCATGTCGTGAACCTGACATTGGTGGACCTCCCTGGACTGACAAAG GTCCCCGTGGGCGACCAGCCCAACGACATCGAGCTCCAGATCCGAGACCTTATCCTGAAGTACATCTCCAACCCCAACTCCATCATCCTGGCCGTGACGGCCGCCAACACGGACATGGCTACCTCCGAGGCCCTCAAGGTGGCTCGCGACGTCGACCCCGAAG GGCGGAGGACGCTGGCGGTGGTGACCAAGCTGGACCTGATGGACGCCGGCACGGACGCCATGGACGTGTTGATGGGCAGGGTGATCCCGGTCAGGCTGGGTCTGATCGGCGTGGTCAACAG GAGCCAGCTGGACATCAACAATAAGAAGCTCGTGGCGGACGCCATCCGTGACGAGTACGCCTTCCTCCAGAAGAAATACCCCTCCCTGGCCAACCGGAACGGAACCAAGTACCTGGCTAAAACATTAAACAG ACTGCTCATGCACCACATCAGGGACTGTCTTCCCGAGCTGAAGACCAGGATCAACGTGCTGGCGGCCCAGTATCAGTCCATGCTGAGCGGCTACGGAGAGCCCGTGGACGACAAGAGCTCCACGCtgctgcagctcatcaccaaGTTCGCCGCAGAGTACTGCCACACCATAGAGGGCACGGCCAAGTACATCGAGACCACCGAACT GTGTGGTGGCGCTAGAATCTGTTACATCTTCCACGAGACATTTGGACGAACACTGGAGTCAGTTGACCCTCTGGGGGGTCTGACCACCATAGATGTGCTCACGGCCATCAGAAATGCAACG GGCCCGCGGCCGGCCCTGTTCGTGCCCGAGGTGTCCTTCGAGCTGCTGGTGAAGCGGCAGGTGAAGCGCCTAGAGGAGCCCAGCCTGCGCTGCGTGGAGCTGGTGCACGAGGAGATGCAGCGCATCATCCAGCACTGCAGTAACTACAGCACGCAG GAGCTGCTGCGGTTCCCCAAACTCCACGACGCCATCGTGGAGGTGGTCACGTCCCTGCTGAGGAAACGCCTGCCGGTCACCAACGAGATG GTCCACAACCTGGTGGCCATTGAGCTAGCCTACATCAACACCAAGCACCCGGACTTTGCAGACGCCTGTGGCCTGATGAACAACAACATAGAG GAACAGCGACGCAACAGGATGCGGGAACTGCCCTCCTCCGTGCCCCGGGATAAG GGGACGGCCGGCGGGCCCCAGGCGGGGGCCGAGCAGgtggacggggggacggggggctggaggggcatGCTGAAGAAGGAGGACGGGATGCCTGGGGACAAGAACGccttcccccccagccccatgAGGGGCAACGCCGTCAACCTCCTGGACGTC CCCGTGCCCGTCGCCAGGAAACTGTCCGCCCGGGAGCAGCGGGACTGTGAGGTCATCGAGAGGCTCATCAAGTCCTACTTCCTCATCGTCCGGAAAAACATCCAAGACAG tgtCCCCAAGGCGGTGATGCACTTCCTGGTGAACCACGTGAAGGACTGCCTGCAGAGTGAGCTGGTGGGGCAGCTGTACAAGTCGGGCCTGCTGGACGACCTGCTCACTGAGTCCGAGGACATGGCCCAGCGGCGCTTCGAGGCCGCCGACATGCTcaag GCGCTGCAGAAGGCCAGCCAGGTGATAGCCGAGATCAGAGAAACCCACATGTGGTGa
- the tnnt2d gene encoding troponin T2d, cardiac: MSDTEEVAEEEVAEEEEGSKPKPKFMQNVSAPKIPDGDKVDFDDIHRKRLDKDLSELQSLIEAHFVQRKKEEEELIALVSRIEKRRTERSEQQRIRAEREKERQIRLAEEKERREMEDQRKKQDDDLKKKKVLTNMTHQQKGDTRKGAKKQTEREKKKKILADRKKPLNVDHLNEDKLKEKANEMWQWMMELEATKYDLAEKFKRQKYDINQLLARVSDHQSAKGRGKGKLAGRLR; this comes from the exons ATGTCTGACACAGAAGAAGTCGCGGAGGAGGAAGTTGC agaggaagaggaaggatcaaAGCCCAAGCCTAA GTTCATGCAAAACGTCAGCGCGCCCAAGATCCCAGATGGAGATAAAGTCGATTTCGAT GACATCCATAGAAAGCGTCTGGACAAGGACCTGTCTGAGCTTCAGTCTCTGATCGAGGCTCACTTCGtccagaggaagaaggaggaagaggagctcaTCGCACTCGTCAGCAGGATC GAGAAACGTCGCACTGAGAGATCCGAGCAGCAGAGAATCCGCGCAGaacgagagaaggagagacagatcAGACTTGCA gaggagaaggagaggagggagatggaggaccAACGCAAGAAGCAGGATGATgatctgaagaagaagaaggttcTGACCAACATGACCCACCAGCAGAAG GGTGACACCAGAAAGGGCGCCAAgaagcagacagagagggagaagaagaagaagatcctgGCTGATCGGAAGAAACCTCTCAACGTCGACCATCTCAACGAGGACAAACTGAA GGAGAAGGCCAATGAGATGTGGCAGTGGATGATGGAGCTGGAGGCCACCAAGTATGACCTTGCAGAGAAGTTCAAAAGGCAAAAGTATGAC ATTAACCAGCTTCTGGCTCGCGTCTCGGATCACCAGAG TGCCAAAGGTCGCGGCAAGGGCAAATTGGCGGGCCGGCTGAGGTGA